The bacterium region AAGGAGAACGTTTTTGGCCCTTAAGCACCCCTGAACGGCCTAAACAGTTTTTGAAGATATTTTCAAATAAAACAATGATCCAGGAGACGGTGGAAAGAATTCTGCCTCTCGTTCCTAGTGAAAGGATTCTCTTCGTACTCCCTCCACATCTTACAAGACCTTTAAAGAATGACTTGAAGTGGGTAAAAACTGAAAACCTGATAGTCGAACCCGAAGGACGCAACACCGCGCCAGCAATCGCGCTCGCTGCAAGGAGATTGAGGAATAAACCCGATGCCGTGATGGTCGTTCTGCCGGCTGACCATTTGATAACTCCAGCAAAAACTTATTTAAGTGACCTGAAAAAAGCGGTAGAACTTGCCGAAAAACGTTATCTTGTGACATTCGGCATCCCGCCAGCTCGACCTGAAACCGGTTACGGTTACATTGAGGTTGATAGAAGAAACCCTCTCGGCAATTCTGGTTTCAGGGTGAAGAAGTTTCACGAGAAGCCGGATGAGATTAAAGCCAAAAACTACATGAAATCGGGCAAACACTTCTGGAATTCAGGGATGTTCGTATGGAAGGTTGGCGAAATAATAAAAGCT contains the following coding sequences:
- a CDS encoding mannose-1-phosphate guanylyltransferase, whose amino-acid sequence is MTKKSPEIYAVLLVGGKGERFWPLSTPERPKQFLKIFSNKTMIQETVERILPLVPSERILFVLPPHLTRPLKNDLKWVKTENLIVEPEGRNTAPAIALAARRLRNKPDAVMVVLPADHLITPAKTYLSDLKKAVELAEKRYLVTFGIPPARPETGYGYIEVDRRNPLGNSGFRVKKFHEKPDEIKAKNYMKSGKHFWNSGMFVWKVGEIIKAFKFHSSKTYNALLSSGNRKLTKESYAKSEATSVDYAIMEKASNVAVITARFRWDDVGSWAAVERHLKKGVDKNTSVGKLISLDSADCIVVAAQGEVALLGVSNLVIVKTHDTVLVCAKERAADIKKLLERHAPRKP